The window TTCCTTCAGCGTCCAGAGTCCAAAAAACAGGTGAAGCCTGCGGCGGCCGCGTGCGGTGAGAAGCTCAGCCTGCTCGTCCGGCCCCAACACCGTCGCGATCAACCCGTCGAGGTCTCGCCGCTCCACGCGCTCTTCCACGTCCACACCCAGACGGCCGTTGGCCGCAAACGCGATAAGTCCATGCTCGCCGCTGTGGCTGACGTTGAAGCTGATGGGCGCCGGTCTTCCGTGCACCAGGGCGAAGGGCTTTCCGTGACTAGAGGCGCCGAACGACAGCTCTTCGTTTCGGCAGCCGAGTTGGCTACGGAGCACGGCGCGAAGCGCCGCGCGGCACAGGGTGAATCGCCGTCTCGAACCGTCGTGCGTGAAACGCCGCCAACGCCCCCGTTCCTCCTCGTCGAGCGCCGTCATCGCCGCCGCTTCACGTGCGGCGTGGGGCGTCAAATCGACATGCGCCACGGTAACGGCGCGGGCCTTCCTGAACGGTCGCCACCAAGGCTGGACATTGGACACAGTCAGATGGCGTGCGGCGCTCGACCCCGACTGAAACCACGCGCATTGTTGCAACCGGTTCGCGTCGTGTCAACACATTGCAAAGCGGCTGTTCTGCCACAGCCTGCTAGACTGGCGCCCTATGGCGATGGGAACGCCGACCTGCACTCTGGGCTGAGCAACCATGAACGGCGCCATCGCCTGGCTCGCCCGCAATTCCGTCGCGGCCAATCTCCTGATGGTCCTGATCGTGGCGAGCGGGCTGATCGGCGTTTCGACCGTCACCCAGGAGGTCTATCCCGATCTCGCACTCGACAGCATCAGCATCGAAGTTCCCTATCTCGGCGCTGGGCCGGAAGAAGTCGAGGAGGGCGTCGTCTCACGCATCGAGGAGGCGATCCAGGGCGTTGACGGGGTCAAGGAGATCCGGTCCGTCGCGTCGGAAGGCACCGCGTCGGTCACCGTCGAGCTGGAAACCGGTGCGGACACCCGCCGGGTGGTCGACGAAGTCAAGAACAACGTCGACGCCATCACTACCTTTCCGATCGAGACCGAGAGGCCGATCATCCGTGAGCTGATCGCTCGCAACCAGGTTGCCGACATCATCGTCTCCGGCAGTGCCGACGCGTTCGTCCTGAAGGAAGCCGCCGAGCGGGTGCGCGATGAGCTTTCGGCCCTGCCCGAGATCTCGCAGGTCGACGTGGTAAGCGCCCCGCCCTATGAGATCTCCATCGAGGTGTCCGAGGTCGCGCTACGTCGCCATGGGTTGACCTTCGACAGCTTCGCGGATGCCGTCCGCCGGTCGTCGCTCGACCTGCCCGGAGGCTCCGTACGGACCGAGGGCGGCGAGATCCTGCTGCGCACCACCGGTCAGGCCTACCGGGGCCACGAATACGAGAATCTCGTGCTCTGGACAAGATCCGACGGCAGCCGGCTGGAGCTGGGCGACATTGCAACCGTCGTCGACGGTTTTGCCGAGACCGACCAATCCGCCCGATTCAACGGGGATGCCGCTGTCATGGTGTCGGTCTTCCGAAGCGGCGAACAGAGCGCGCTCGACATCTCGTCCGCCGTACACCGCTACGTCGAGAACCGGCCGGCGAGTCTGCCGCACGGGATCAACCTGACCGTCTGGCAGGATCAGTCCGCACTGCTTCGGGATCGGCTCTCGGTCATGCTCCGCAATGGCGCCATGGGGTTCGTCCTCGTCGTCATAGTCCTGGCGTTGTTCTTGGACCTGCGGCTGGCCTGCTGGGTCAGTCTCGGGATTCCGCTCTCGTTCCTCGGCGCGATAGCCCTCCTGCCGGTGCTGAACGTATCGATCAACATGATCTCGATTTTCGCCTTCATCCTCGTGCTCGGCGTGCTGGTCGACGATGCGATCATCGTCGGGGAGAACATCTTCCGGCATCAGGAAGAACCAGGAAACGGACTGCGGAGCGCCATCGAGGGAGCAAGAGAGGTCGCCAAGCCCGTGACCTTTGCCGTCCTGACCACCGTGACGGCCTTCCTGCCTTTGCTCTTCATCCCCGGTGCGTTCGGCCAGATGTTCGAGGTCATTCCCCTTATCGTCGCGCCGTGCCTGCTGTTCTCCCTGCTCGAATCACTCGGCATCCTGCCGGCCCACCTCGCCCACACCGGCGCGCGGGCCCGTCGCGGCCCGCTCCACGGGCTCCAGCGGATCGTGCGCAGGAGCATGGAGATTGCCGCGA of the Acidobacteriota bacterium genome contains:
- a CDS encoding 4'-phosphopantetheinyl transferase superfamily protein, whose product is MAHVDLTPHAAREAAAMTALDEEERGRWRRFTHDGSRRRFTLCRAALRAVLRSQLGCRNEELSFGASSHGKPFALVHGRPAPISFNVSHSGEHGLIAFAANGRLGVDVEERVERRDLDGLIATVLGPDEQAELLTARGRRRLHLFFGLWTLKEALIKARGLGLSLQMSRFEIPAAMRRGAATGLFRFPDTPAVQWRLEDLSNERFAAGVAHEARESVP